A single region of the Nicotiana sylvestris chromosome 6, ASM39365v2, whole genome shotgun sequence genome encodes:
- the LOC138870818 gene encoding uncharacterized protein has product MAKSSVGETPFFLVYVAETLIPVEVGEPILRYIQVNEEANNEPVLVNLELLDECRDLAHIRMAAQKQRIERYNNQIANLRYFKVGDLVLRKVTQNTRELNVGKLGPTWEGPYRISTVTGKGSCELENRDGEKFPSNWNVAHLKSYY; this is encoded by the coding sequence ATGGCCAAATCGAGCGTAGGAGAGACTCCTTTCTTCCTTGTGTACGTAGCAGAAACCCTGATCCCGGTGGAAGTAGGGGAACCTATCCTGAGATACATTCAGGTGAATGAAGAAGCAAACAATGAACCAGTGTTGGTCAATTTAGAACTGCTTGATGAATGCAGGGACTTGGCGCATATAAGGATGGCAGCTCAAAAGCAAAGAATAGAAAGATATAACAACCAAATAGCCAACCTccgttatttcaaagtgggagacttggttttaaggaaagtaactcaaaacaCCCGGGAACTTAATGTAGGAAAGCTAGGTCCAACTTGGGAAGGCCCCTATCGAATTTCAACTGTCACTGGGAAAGGATCGTGTGAGTTGGAAAATCGAGATGGAGAAAAGTTTCCAAGCAACTGGAATGTGGCACACCTCAAAAGTTATTATTAA